Genomic window (Sediminispirochaeta smaragdinae DSM 11293):
GCCGAGATGGCTGATTTTCTTCTTAAGCATGAGCGGATAGGGACGGTTCTTGTTTCAGGGCGTTTTCGGAACCATCTAATCATCTCGATTCGCACTCGTAGTGAGGGGATTAATGCCGGCAGACTGATCAAGCAATTACCGCTTGACCCTGATAATGTTGGAGGGCATGATCGAACCGCCGGAGGCTTCTTCGATCTTCACGGCAAGGATCGAAAAGAGGTTGAGGAGATTAATATCACCATACGCAACGCCTTTGCCGCTCTTCTCGGTTATGAGAACCCCTCATGGCGGAAGCTCCTTGATCAGGTTCCACGTAAAAGCTGATGTGAGGCGCTTATCTGTCTTCCTCTGAAACGGCCTGGCTCAACTGCTTTGCAAGATCTGCTAGGCGTTTTTCATAACCCTTCGATAAGGGGCCTTGCTGTCTCTCTACCTGCAGGAAGAGAGGCTCGGTAATTCGAACCATTTCCTTGCGTTCCAAGTGCCGTTCCAGTTTCTTTGTCGCTGGAACCGGGGAGAAAAAGTGGTCCAGAGCCGCACCGTGACTTACGACCAGGGCATAACGGAGATCTTTTTCTCCGATCTTTCGGAGAAATTTCTTGCTTGGCCCGACAATCTTCCGTACCCTGACAGGCGTTACAAGGACGAGGATATCTGGTTTTTCCGGGAGGGTTTCCGATTCAAGAATGGGATAAAGGCTTGTCTCCATGCCTTCCTCGTCACAACTTGCGGCAAGGGTGGATGCCGCTTTCTTGCAGTTCCCGAAATAGGAACTATATGCAATTAAAATTTTCTTCACCATGATGATACAATAACACGTAATACCTACAGGTCTGTGAAAAAACCTTGTGAATCTGTATAATTGTCGATATGGCAGGATCAACGATAAGTTATCCGGTTTCGCTTAAGGCGATCGATAAATGGAATCATGAACGGCTGGAACTCATCGAACAGATTCACGAATACCGTCATTACCGCTTCCGCTACAACGGGAGTAGTTGTACAGATGGTGGTGCCTCGTTTCTGGCTTACCTTCATGCAGAGGTTTCCGGTACCGGTAAAAAGCTCAGGCTCAGGCGAGCCTGGATCGACATCCCCATGGAAGAGAGAGAAGCCGCTTCAAAGATGTGTGCAGCTTCTCGTTCGGGGGCAACGGCTTTTTTTGCATCCCTGTCCGGTCTTTCCGGGCTTGAGGGGCGTTTGGTCGAAGAATATCTGTCCGAAGAGGCGCCGGTTAACTATGCCGGCTGTTTTTGTGCTCCTCCCATGCTGCGGGATAAATGGAATATGGTGCTATCTACCATCCATTTTCGGGAGAGCGAAAACGGATCATGAATACGGAGATCATGGTCCCACGGCATTTGTGTTGTGTTTATCCTCCCGAAGCTGTTTTAGCTCTTTTTCCATTCCTCTGACCATCTTATGCATATTATTGATACGAAATTCGATCGAGTTGAGAACCCAAAACTGGAAGTGATTGAATCGATGCTGGCTGTGGATCATCCAGACAATCTTAATCGAAACCAGAAGAACACTGACTTCCAGGGATATGAAAGCCGGTAGAAAGTGTGTCGTTAGTTCGAGAATAAAAAGCAATAAAATAATGGTTAGAAAGACAATATTGATAATCATGTCGGTCTTTGAGTAACTTTTTCCGCCGATTTTTCCCAACATTGCGCGAATTTGGTCTCGTTCCCGGTTGTATTCGTTAATCTCACGTATAATCTCTTCACGTTTTTCCTCAAGACCTTCCATAATATTGCTGTCATCAACTTTTTTCATGACGTAAGCCTCCTTGGTATGTAATCAAGCTATACTATAAACGGAACGATGTAGGAGATCAGTAAACTTCCGGCCATAACGAAAATTGCCGGTGGAATTACTGCGCCGATACTTGGGCCGAGGTTTGTTCCGTAGTGTTCATTTGTGACAATGAGACAGACGTGGACCGGGCTCATCATGGTTCCCATGAAACCAAAGGGATAGGCAAGGGCCAGGGTTGAGAGGGTCGAAGCAAGCGTGGGAGAGGGGCCGAGGAGGCTAAAAACGATGGGAAAGCATGCGCCGACAAACCCCACGGAGACCCCTGTCGTCATGCCGCTGATAAAGGGTATGAGAAGGACAAGTAGACGAAGGGGCACTCCTGCCGCGGTGAGCTCCAGCCGAAGTTGTTCCATCAGCAAGATCCCGTTCGGCAGCGGTGCCTCGATGAATGCCCCGTAGACTCGTACCACCAATACAATGAGAACCATTTGTAAGGTCCTGTGGCTCAATGCAATCTTTTTCCACTCCTTCCGCGTCAACGGAGAGATGATCTGCAGGTAGAGTATTGAGGAGAGCAATCCGATGATCATGGGGAGATACTTAGAGAGGGTTCCCACTGCCGGGAGAAAAACCATTATCAGGAAATAGATTACCACAACGATCATAATGGGTGCGAGTAGAGATACGAGCGATGGGCCGTTGCTTTTACTGTTGCTCTCTCTTCTTTCTGCCGTGAGCTTGAGAGGACGCAGATAGAACAGATATCCTACCGTGATCGATACCAACGAGAGCGGCAAACCAAGAAAAAAGATCTGCCATACTTCAACATGTGCTATATCGGAGGCTAGGATAACCCCGGGATAGAGGGGCCAGGTGAACTCCCACACGTGGCGAAACCAATAGTTGATCTTTGTTTTTTGCATCGGGCTCAGTTCTCCCCTGTCGTCGCAGTCGTCGAGAAGCGGAGCGGAAAAGAGGGCGCCTCCAGGCATGGGTAGAAGTCCTATCACCGCAGGTAAAGCCGCCAAAGCCTCTTTCTGACTTACCCGGGCCTTAAGACCTCCTACCAGCTGCTTCATCATTCCGGTTTGGTTCATCTGATTCGAAAGAGTGATGACCAATGCGATCAGAAGCAAAAGGGCAAAATTGTCAAAACTGAGCATTCGTTTGCTTGCAATGACTCCTGCCGTTACGATGGTCTGGCCGCTCCAGAAAGCGATGAGGAGGGCACCGGCGGCAACCGATATGGCAAGGTTCCGAACGATCTTATTGAGGACAAGAATCAAGGCAAGCGAAAGGATAATCTTAAGCATAAGTGGTATGGTCATGGTCAAAGATTATAAAGGCTTCCGGGCCCGAAGGAAAAGAGAAGAAATCGTATGAAAATCTTATTGACTTCTGATTCCTGTTGTTGTATATTCTTAATTGATAATCATTATCAATGAGGTGGAGATGGATTATTCCAGTCGTGGATATGGAAGAGGATTCGGCAGGGGCTGTTCCCGTGCCGAGGGGCCGTTTCAACGGAAAGGGGTACGAATGACATTGACACGTCGGGTCATCATCGAGGCCCTTGATCGTGCCGATGGTTACCTTTCTGCCGAAGAGCTCTTTCTCATCGTACGCGAAGAATACCCGGGAATCGGGGTCGCCACCATCTACCGAACCCTGCAGCTCCTTGAAGAGCTCGCTCTTGTCCAGCGAGTAGAGACGGGGGAGGGGCGCGCGCGATATGCCATGAGCCGTGATAAAGATGCGGGAGAGGCTGGTGTCGGCAACGAGGTGGTATTGATTTGCGACCGATGCGGAAAGGTTATCCGGCAGCCGAAAGCGGCCGCTCGCTGCTCTGAACTTTTCGATTCTTTGAGTCGGAAAGCGGAAGAGAACTATCGCTTTCACACCGAACGGCAGGTTTTGCAAATCCACGGGCTTTGTGCGGGATGCACGGGTGCGCCTTCGGAGAAAAGCCGATGAGTGCTCTTTTTTTCTGCCAAAATTGATAATGATTATCAAGAGATATTATATGCCGGTATCACCGGAAAGGAGAAAAACAATGCCAGGAAGAGACGGACGAGGACCTATTGGTTATGGTCCACAAACAGGACGCGGATTGGGAATGTGCGGAGGAGGCTACGGCCTAGGCAGTGGCTTTGGTCGTGGAGGCTACGGCCGAGGAGGATGCGGTTACGGTGCCTATGGCCGCGGGGGATATGCTTACCCGCATCCTGTTTCGAAAGAGGAACGAGAGGCTGGTCTTGCAGCCAGGGAATTAGCCTTGGAAGAGGAGCTAAAATGGATTCGCAGCATGCGAACCGAAGAAGGTGAAGGGGCGAATAAGGGGGCCGAAGCATGAAGGTTGCTGTTGCCGCTGATGGAACCATGGTCTCCGGCCATTTTGGTCACTGTGAACAATTTGTAGTGGCCGATATTGCAAACGGGAGGGTGGAATCGACCACACCGGTTGCAAATCCCGGACATACTCCCGGAGCTCTCCCGCCCTTTGTCGCTTCACTTGGGGCTTCCAAGATTGTTGCCGGCGGTATGGGACCTCGGGCCATCGAGCTTTTTGAGGCAAACGGGGTTGGTTGTATCCTCGGTATTTCGGGCCCTATTTCCGATGCACTGGAAAAACTTGCAAAGGGTGAACTTGAAGGTGGGGAGAGTAGCTGTACCGGTAGCCATGATCACGATTGCGACCATGAAGAGGGGAGGATCTGAGCCTTGATTATCTGTATCACAGCATCAGGACGAGAAGAGTCGTCGCAACAGGATCCCCGCTTCGGCCGATGCGAGGCGTTTTATCTCTTTGATGATACGAAGAAAGAGGGGCGTTTTATCGATAACCCCTTTAAGAACGCAGTCGGGGGAGCCGGTGTACGAGCCGCCGAGCTCATTGTAAAAGAGGGGGCCAGTCGCCTTGTTTCAGGACAGATCGGGCCCAATGCCTGGGATGTCCTGAAAGAGGCCGGTATTCGTGTCTTCAGTTCCAAGGAGGCAAATATTCGAGCCGCTCTTGAGGCCTTTCTCGCGGGAAATCTTTCTGAAGTCGAGGCTCCGGGGCCGGCGGGACATAAATGACCATAACGGTTGCCAGCGGAAAGGGAGGAACGGGAAAAACCACGATTGCAACGGCCCTGGCCATGCTTTGGCCGGAGCCTGTTGCATTGCTTGATGCCGATGTAGAGGAACCCAATTGCCGTTTTTTTCTCGATACAACGGAGGGAAAGCAGCGGGAGGTTTTCCTCCCCGTCCCTCAAATTGATGAGGCGATCTGTACCGGCTGCGGTGCCTGCAGTAGTTTTTGCCGCTATGGTGCTTTGGTAAGAATAGGCAAAAAGGTCATGACCTTTCCTAATCTTTGCCACAGCTGCGGAGCCTGTATGATGGTCTGTCCCGAAGGGGCCATCAGCGAAAAACCCTCTTTCATCGGCACCATAGATTCGGCCCAGTTCCGAGCTTTAGACGGCAGCCTTCGTACCCATCGTTGGGGGACCTTGAAGCTGGGAGCTGCTATGGCTCCTCCGCTCATCAGGGAGCTGCGCAGGGAAAAAGACAAAGAGCCTCTTCAGCTGATCGATTCGCCGCCGGGGGCCAGTTGTCCGATGGCAAATGCTGTTAAAAATGCAGATCTCGTACTTATGGTCGCGGAAAATACCCCCTTTGGCGCACATGATTTGGAGAAGGCCATTTCGACCCTCGAAGAGATGGACCTCCCGGTCCTGGCTCTTATCAACCGGGCCGACCTGGGCGGAGGAGAGGCCGAAGCGGTATGCCGGCGGAAAGGTATTGATATCATTGGCCGTGTTCCCTTTGACCGAAAGGTTGCCGAATCCTATGCCCGTGGAGTACATCCGATCCTTGAGGTCCCTGCCTTTCGTCAGGCGGTAGAACAGGTCGTTGGCCATCTTATCGCTTTTTTACAAACCAGTATCGAGCAAAAAACATGAAACATGAAAAAGCAAAACGCATAGTTGTCATCAGTGGGAAGGGAGGAACCGGAAAGACCTTTTTTACTTCGGCTATCGCTTCTCTCGTTTCCGGAAGAAGTGTTTTTGCCGACTGCGACGTGGACGCAGCGAATCTTGCTCTTGCCCTTGGAGGAGCTGCTCCGGCAGCCTCAAGGAGGCAGGAACGCTTCTTCGGTGGAGAGCGTGCAGTGGTTGATGCCGGGCTCTGTACCGGTTGCGGCAAGTGCATTTCATTTTGCAGATTTGATGCCATACACATGGAGAATTCTGTGGCGCAGGTGGATCCTGTCGGTTGTGAAGGTTGCGGAGTGTGCACCCTTGTCTGCCCCAGTTCGGCTTTTACTCTGGAGGAGGAGATGGCCGGGCAGTGGTTTGTCACCGATACCCAGGATGGCCCGCTTATTCACGCTGAATTACAAGCCGGTGGCGAGAATTCAGGCAAATTGGTCCACAAGGTAAGAAGTGTCGCAGAACAGGAAGCCGAACGGGTCGGCGCTTCGCTTATTCTGATCGACGGCCCTCCGGGGACCGGCTGTCCTGTACTTGCCGCCGCCTCGGATACGGATGCGATACTACTCGTTACCGAGGCAACTACCACGGCGCTTCACGACCTTGAGCGGGCAGCTGAGGTTGCAAGCACTTTCGGAACCCCCATAGGTGTTCTTGTAAACAAAAGCGACCTTAATCCTGAGGTTGTAAAGAAAGCCCGGATTCTGTGTGATGAGAAAGGGTACCGCTGGATTGGTGATTTCCCCTACGACCGCATGGCTGCAGAGGCTTCGGCTCGTCTTCTCGATCCCTTTTCGCTTCTGGAGGATACGACGGCCGATAAACTTCGTGCACTGGTTGCAAATGCGCTCAACATGGTCGGTCTTGATGTGGTATCATCAGCGGTCGGTTGATAAATAAAAACAAACGAAACAACAGAGTAAAGGAGACGATATGGCATTCCCTCCGTCCGAAGAACAAAAAGCGCAAAATGAGCGCTTAAAAAAACGTATGAGCGGGATCAAACATAAGGTTCTGGTTATGAGCGGTAAGGGAGGTGTCGGCAAAAGCTCGGTTTCTGCCAACCTTGCCCTTGAAATGGCATCCAGAGGTGTGAAGGTGGGAATTCTCGACACCGATCTTCACGGTCCGAATATACCGAAGATGCTTGGTGTTGATGATGCAAAACTGATTGCCTACGATGAAGGTATCGAGCCCTTTGCGGTGACGAAAAACCTTGTAGCCGTCAGTCTCGCCATGGCCGGCCATGATGTCGATGCTCCCATCATCTGGCGTGGTCCGGTAAAGATTGGTGTTATTCGGCAGTTCCTGGCCGATGTCGAATGGGGCGACCTCGATCTTCTGGTCATCGACACCCCGCCGGGAACCGGAGATGAGCCTCTTACGGTTGCCCAGATGATTCCTGAACTTGACGGTGCAATCGTTGTTACGACGCCTCAAGAGGTGGCGATTTTAGACAGCCGAAAAAGTGTGAATTTCGCCAAACAGCTTAATCTTCCTCTTATCGGTATCGTTGAAAATATGAGTGGTTTTATCTGCCCGAATTGCGGTACCGAACATCAGCTTTTCGGAAGCGGGGGAGGAGAGAGAGCAGCCAAAGAGATGGGGGTGCCTTTTCTTGGAAAAATTCCCATTGATCCTCTTCTGATGAATGCGGAAGATAGTGGTCGTTCATACCTCTCTCTTCCTGATACCGGACCTGCAGCAGCAGCTCTCCGTTCCCTTGTGGACAAGACCGCCGCTTTTATCGGGCTTTAGAAAAACAATACAGCCGAATCACGTTTTTTTCCTTCCGTGATTCGGCTTTTCCTGTTTGCTATTCCCCTCTGCTTTCCTTTATACTTTACCTCAACAGTTTAGATTAAAAACGCTTTGGGGGTTATCTCGATGCTGAAGAATATCAGAATGGGAGTGAAGCTCGTAGGAGCCTTTTTCATTGTTGCGCTCCTTGTGCTGGTGGTCGGGTTCGTCGGAATGATCGGTCTGCGACGGCTGAATGTCTTTATAAGTGATATAGGCCAGGGGCGGCTTCCTGCAGTGGAGTCGCTTCTCAGGATGGAGAATGAAGTTCAGAACATTCGGGGTTCCGTTCGTACCCTTCTCAGTTCTCGGTTGACGCTCGATGATCGTCAGCGACAGTACGATAATATCGATTCGGCAAGGGCCGATTACGGGGAGTATCGCACCGTATACGAAAAATTTCCAAAAGCCAGTGAAGAGAGCCGTAAATGGACGGAAGCTACAAGGCTGCTTGGCGAACTGACCGATCTCAATAATTCCATAGTTGATCTTTCAAAAAAGGTGGAAGAATCAGGAATCATACATCCCGATTCCTTCAAAAGTACCATTATAGAGTTAGTGAACGATCATCATGTGCTGATGGAGCAGGCGATTGCCGCCATCGGTTCCGGCACGGTTTTTACCGGTGGAGATGATGCGGAAAGCTGTGATTTGGGTCAGTTCCTTTTAACCTTCAAAACCGATAATCCTGTTTTGCTGCGGGTTCTAAAGGAGGTCCCCAAATACCACGATGCCTTTCATGAGGGGATTAGTGAGGTCCAGGACGCTCTGAGCCGGGGGGATCGGGATACGGCTTTTGCCCTCTACCAGGATAAAGTGGTTCGAAATGCAACAAGGGTATTTGAGTTGCTTAATCAGATGCTTGGCGAGGCTGATCGAGTCGTCCAGCTTTACGATGAGATGAATCTCATCGCAATGGGGGATGCTGCAACCGTTCAGCGTTCTTTTGTTGATGCCCTCGGTTGGGTCGTTTCGTATAACAGCGACCTTGCTGCTAATACGGTCGATCAAGCCATAGTGAACAGCGGTCAGGCGATTCGCTTTACCATCGTCGGCATGGTGGTTGCCTCCCTTCTTGCGCTCATTCTCGGTCTCGGCCTTACTCAGGCGATTACCGCCCCCATGCGGCTTGGAGTAAATTTTGCCAAGGCCATCAGCCTTGGGGACCTCGGCATCGAGCTGTCGATACGCCAAAAAGATGAGGTCGGGCAGTTGGCTGAGGCCATGCGGGAGATGCAAATTGCTCTTCAGGATAAGGCAAGGGTGCTCGAACGCATTGCGGATGGGGATCTGTCGGTAGATGCTAAAAAGGCTTCCGAAAAGGATGGCTTGGGAGAATCGATGCTCCGCATGAAAAAGAACCTGAACGATTTGCTTGGCCAGGTTCATATGGCCGTTGAGCAGGTAACTGCGGGAGCGGACCAGGTGAGTCAGGCAAGTCAAAGTCTTAGCCAGGGAGCAACCGAACAGGCCAGCAGCCTTGAAGAGGTCTCGTCAAGTGCTACCGAGATCAATAGCCAGGCTCGCCAGAATGCGGAGAATGCTACCGAAGCGAATGCTTTGGCAAAGAAAGCCGCGGCCGATGCAAAGAACGGTAACAGCCAGATGATGGACTTGAAGGAAGCGATGGCCAAGATCAACGTCTCCAGCGATCAGATCAAAAAGGTTGTGAAGGTAATAGACGATATTGCATTCCAGATCAATTTGCTCGCTCTTAATGCCAATGTCGAGGCTGCTCGTGCCGGAAAGTACGGTAAGGGATTTGCCGTTGTTGCGGAAGAGGTCCGAAATCTTGCGGTTCGCAGTGCAAGTGCGGTTCAGGAAACTACTTCTATGGTTGAGGAATCAATACGAAATATCGAACTTGGTAATGCGGCAGTCGGGACAACAGCCGGCCAGCTTGAATCTATTGTCGACGGGGCTGGGAAGGTTGCTGATTTTCTCGAAGAGATTGCGACCGCAAGCCGTGAGCAGGCTCAGGCCATTGATCAAATTTCAGAAGGATTGGATCAGATCGATCAGGTTACCCAGAGTAATACGGCTAGTGCCGAGGAGAGTGCCTCGGCTTCCGAGGAACTTGCCGGACAGGCTCAGCAGCTGCAGGGTCTTATTCGTCAGTTTATTCTCGACGAACGGTATGTCTCGGGTTTGCGTTCTTCCGGAAGCCGTTCCCTCCCCGCTCCCGGAGGACGTCGTGTCCCTCGTCCCTCAAAGGAGCGGACTGTAAAAGAGCATCCACGGGAAGAGTTTGAAACAGGTATCGCACCGGTAAGTCCCGAGGATGTCATCAAACTGGACGATGATGATTTCGATCGGTTTTGAAGGAGAAGAGGATGAGCGATCAAGTTTCTGGATCCGGAGATGTCATGATTGATGAAGAAGATGATATTGTTGCGAATAAGTATCTTCTCTCCAAGATAGGGAACGAACTCTACGGAATAGATATTCGCTTTGTCACCGACATCATTGAGATGCAAAAAATCACCGAAGTACCTGATATGGAAGAATATGTCCGGGGAGTGATCAACCTTCGCGGCCAGGTCATTCCTGTTATCGATCTTCGCTTGCGTTTTGGTATGGCTTTCCGGGAATATGATGATCGTACCTGTATTATTATTGTCAACGTCGGGGAGAGTTCCATCGGTTTTATCGTCGATACGGTTTCCGAGGTGATCGATATCCCCGATGGAAGCATCGATCCTCCGCCTGAGTATAAGAGTGAGGGTGGCTCTTCCCGCCGTTTTGTCTCCGGACTTGGGAAGGTCGGAGACTCGGTAAAACTTCTTCTTGATGTGGAGGCTATTGTTTCTCATACGACATCGACATAATCGTGGCATTTTTACTACGGAAGAGTGTCTGAAAAAATAGACACTCTTCCGTTTTAGAATTCTATTGAACTATTGTAGCGAGCTTACTATTTGTATGATAAATAGTTATATAAAAAGATATTTGTCTTGTCTTTTTGGCATGAAATGTGCAAAATATAGAAAGAAGTGAAAGATATGCGTACAACATTCCAAGGTGATACCGAAAAAATACGAACGGAGATTATCCGAAAAAGTATTCATATGATGGTTGCTTTTGTCCCGGCCTTTGCAAGGATCAATATTGGCTTAACCATGGCCCTTCTGGCTGCTTCCGTTGTCGCATATTCTGTTGCCGAACTTTTGCGAGTCAACGGAAAAAAGATATTTCTGATCTCCACCATTACCGAAGCCGCCAATAGAAATCGCAACAACAGTGCCTTTGTTTTCGGGCCGGTAACCCTTGCCTTGGGGGCAATGATGACGCTTTTGCTTTATCCCTCTCAGGTTGCCGCCATTGCTGTCTATGCCCTTGCTTTTGGGGATGGTTTTAGTAGCCTTTTTGGAAGACTTTACGGACGGGTGAGGGTTCCCTTTACCGAAGGGAAGACCTTTGCCGGTAGTTTTGCTTGTCTTCTCGCGGTTTTCTTTTCATCGCTTTCGGTAAGCGGTAATATCGAACAATCCGTTCTCATCGCCATTGCCGCCACACTCCTTGAAATATCTATTTCCGGAGACCTCGACAATCTCGTACTTCCGATCGGAACCGGCTTTGTCGCCTGGCTTGTTGGTGTAGGGATATAACGTTCCTTTTCAAAGCCAGAGATATATGGTATGCGTTCTGCTGCCGAATAGATAAGCACCCACGATCATGCAAAGAAGGCCTATCGCCGCTGCCTCCGGAGCGATGGATCGATAGACAAATTCCTTCCCTATGATCATGAAGAAAACCCCGCAGGCAACCAGGTAATAGTTTCGATTCCCCTGATGCAAGGCTGCTATGAGATAGTTTGCCGTCGAGAGCACGGCGATGACCCCGTAGCCAAGAAACATGCTACTGCGTGCTCCGATGGAAAAAAGCAGTTGCGGGGTGTATTCCGATATATCAACGGGCAGAACCGCCGCAAGCGTAAGGGCCATGAAGAAAGCCGATCCGAACATGATGGTCCGTCGCTGGAGTGCGAGACCTGCCGCGAAAAGGCCGGAGATGAAGAGGGCAAGAATCGAAAGAAACCGTCCGAAGTAGTAGGCACGTGTTATTGCGGCAGGTATCTGATATGAATAATTGAGTGAGAAAAGTGCGGCAGATAGGGGTCTGAGCGCGCCGAAGGCGGTCGCTTGTACGGCAAGAATAAAAAAAAGGACGCCTGGACTTGGTGTATTCCTAAAAAAAAGCATCAAAAAGAGCGAACCGATAATGGCGAAGGCTCCTTCTCCAAGCAGAAGGATCTGTCGGATCAGCTCGTCCCCCACTGTTGTTCCCGTGCGAAACTGAAGAAGTATTCCGTATACCCCCACACCTGTGAGCAGTATCGAAATGAGCAGACCGAAAATTTGTAAACTGTTTCGCCTCGAGATCATCGCTCATACCATATTGCGTTGGCGTTGATCTGTCAATTTTCAGGCCGTGCAAAGAGGTAGAAAAGAGCAGAAAGAGGAGGCAGCGAGAGCTCTTTTGTTATTCGTTCATTCTTCTTTCCGCTGATCTTGTATTTTTTCATGACCTTCTTGGTTCCCCAGGAAAAGACCAAATCATCTTCCGCAGGAACTCCGTTTACAAGCATGCTTTTGGAAGTGAAGCCTCCATCTGCCTGTAAAAGAATTGTGTGGCCTATGGAAAAGGGTGCATCGGGTGTGGTTATTTCGACATGTGCCGATGTCTTCCTGTTAAGGTTGATAAGGAGTAGAGCCTCGGCAGCGCTTCCTGCGAAATAGGCCCCCGTGGTGTGACGGTAATAACGTAATTTCTTATTGGTGCCGATGGTCGTGCCCGTTTCGAGAACCAGGTTTCCCATGAGCTTTTTCCAGAGAAAGGAGGCGTAATAGTCGGGCTTTGGTTTCATACTCTCCTGGTCCAGGAGCCCGTATCGTGCTCCGATGAGCGATTGTCGAAACACCTTGTCGACTCCGTTCCGCGCTAAAACTCCCAGCTCATCAAGCCACCAAAGGGTGGAAACAAAGCTGTCTGAAAGGCCAGGCTCCCCTCCGTAGAGAGCATGAGCGGTCTCTGTCAACCAGTTCTCCGTGCTTGTAGGGTGCTCTCTGCTTTTTTTTAGGTATCTTTGTATATTTCGGTTCCAGCGTACTATGTCGTTAAGGTTTCCGGGCGACAGCATCCGGTAGGTTCCGGCTCTTCTGACGGCTATCGGTCCGTGGTGAGACTGTTGGGGATAATAGTGCCAGGAAACCGCATCCAGGTGTCGCGCTGCGGGAGAGACACAGAGCTTTTTTATGATGGGGTTGGGTTCCCCGATGATCGGCCATATTGCCGAAGCGGGACCGATAATCTTGGCCTGCGGATCAATATGCTTCACACTTTCCGAAAAGTATTCGAAGTCACGAGAATACTGGGATGCCGAAACCCGCTTTTTCGGCCCGTAAAGAAACGGAAAGCCGTTTACCTCATTGCCGAATTCCCATGCCGCAACGCGGAATCCTTTTTGCACCGAATAGGCCACCAGTCTCATGGCGTTATCTGACCTCCAGGCTCCATTTGAATCCCTATCGGCGGGCCCGGCACTTAACGTGAAAAGGAGATCAAAACCCGATTCCTTGATAAAACGGTTTAATCGCTTCCATACTCCCTTTTTGAGTACCAATTCATAAGCGGGGCGATCGTTGCTATTTCCTATCCGGTGGCTGGCCGGCTTGGCTCCCCTTAGCTTTCGAAGTGCCTTTTTTCCCATCTTATATCTGACCCAATCCGCTTCGGTTCCTCCGATCCGTAACATGGCAGGAGCGAGCTGTGCTGCGTAGGCAACAAGTTGTGAGTGTTCAAGGTCAAGGGGCGCAACCTGCTCACCGGAG
Coding sequences:
- a CDS encoding methyl-accepting chemotaxis protein, with the translated sequence MLKNIRMGVKLVGAFFIVALLVLVVGFVGMIGLRRLNVFISDIGQGRLPAVESLLRMENEVQNIRGSVRTLLSSRLTLDDRQRQYDNIDSARADYGEYRTVYEKFPKASEESRKWTEATRLLGELTDLNNSIVDLSKKVEESGIIHPDSFKSTIIELVNDHHVLMEQAIAAIGSGTVFTGGDDAESCDLGQFLLTFKTDNPVLLRVLKEVPKYHDAFHEGISEVQDALSRGDRDTAFALYQDKVVRNATRVFELLNQMLGEADRVVQLYDEMNLIAMGDAATVQRSFVDALGWVVSYNSDLAANTVDQAIVNSGQAIRFTIVGMVVASLLALILGLGLTQAITAPMRLGVNFAKAISLGDLGIELSIRQKDEVGQLAEAMREMQIALQDKARVLERIADGDLSVDAKKASEKDGLGESMLRMKKNLNDLLGQVHMAVEQVTAGADQVSQASQSLSQGATEQASSLEEVSSSATEINSQARQNAENATEANALAKKAAADAKNGNSQMMDLKEAMAKINVSSDQIKKVVKVIDDIAFQINLLALNANVEAARAGKYGKGFAVVAEEVRNLAVRSASAVQETTSMVEESIRNIELGNAAVGTTAGQLESIVDGAGKVADFLEEIATASREQAQAIDQISEGLDQIDQVTQSNTASAEESASASEELAGQAQQLQGLIRQFILDERYVSGLRSSGSRSLPAPGGRRVPRPSKERTVKEHPREEFETGIAPVSPEDVIKLDDDDFDRF
- a CDS encoding chemotaxis protein CheW; translated protein: MSDQVSGSGDVMIDEEDDIVANKYLLSKIGNELYGIDIRFVTDIIEMQKITEVPDMEEYVRGVINLRGQVIPVIDLRLRFGMAFREYDDRTCIIIVNVGESSIGFIVDTVSEVIDIPDGSIDPPPEYKSEGGSSRRFVSGLGKVGDSVKLLLDVEAIVSHTTST
- a CDS encoding diacylglycerol/polyprenol kinase family protein, giving the protein MRTTFQGDTEKIRTEIIRKSIHMMVAFVPAFARINIGLTMALLAASVVAYSVAELLRVNGKKIFLISTITEAANRNRNNSAFVFGPVTLALGAMMTLLLYPSQVAAIAVYALAFGDGFSSLFGRLYGRVRVPFTEGKTFAGSFACLLAVFFSSLSVSGNIEQSVLIAIAATLLEISISGDLDNLVLPIGTGFVAWLVGVGI
- a CDS encoding glycosyl hydrolase family 79 N-terminal domain-containing protein, with the translated sequence MSSPRHYTICIGSRKPIRSLPADFLSLTIDSSLLLGGHWWGKSRSFAKGVSGEQVAPLDLEHSQLVAYAAQLAPAMLRIGGTEADWVRYKMGKKALRKLRGAKPASHRIGNSNDRPAYELVLKKGVWKRLNRFIKESGFDLLFTLSAGPADRDSNGAWRSDNAMRLVAYSVQKGFRVAAWEFGNEVNGFPFLYGPKKRVSASQYSRDFEYFSESVKHIDPQAKIIGPASAIWPIIGEPNPIIKKLCVSPAARHLDAVSWHYYPQQSHHGPIAVRRAGTYRMLSPGNLNDIVRWNRNIQRYLKKSREHPTSTENWLTETAHALYGGEPGLSDSFVSTLWWLDELGVLARNGVDKVFRQSLIGARYGLLDQESMKPKPDYYASFLWKKLMGNLVLETGTTIGTNKKLRYYRHTTGAYFAGSAAEALLLINLNRKTSAHVEITTPDAPFSIGHTILLQADGGFTSKSMLVNGVPAEDDLVFSWGTKKVMKKYKISGKKNERITKELSLPPLSALFYLFARPEN